GACCGTTTCATATTGGCGGTGCCCGTTCTGCCTTATTCAATTGGCTGTTAGCCAAGAAACAGGGCGGTACATTAATACTCAGGATTGAGGATACCGATCGGGAGCGTTCCACCAAGGAGTCGGAGGAGAATATTAAGGAAGCTTTACGCTGGCTGGGTATGGACTGGGATGAAGGCATTGATGTGGGCGGCGAATATGGCCCTTACCGCCAGACTGAACGTTTGGAGATTTATCGTCAATATACCGAAAAACTGCTGGCTGAGGGGTTGGCTTACCATTGCTACTGTACGGACGAGGAGTTGGAAGCCGAACGGCAAAACCAACTGCAACGGGGGGAAACTCCGTTATATTCCGGCCGTTGCTGCCATTTGAGCACCGCTGAGCGGGACGCTTTTGAACAAGAAGGCCGTAAGCCCACTGTCCGTTTCCGGGTGCCGGAAAATAAGCAAATTGTTTTTACCGACCTGGTTCGCGGTACAGTGTCGTTTGAATCCAATGGGGTCGGCGACTATGTCATTGTAAAATCAGATGGTATCCCTGTCTATAATTATGCGGTTGTGATGGATGATGCCCTAATGCAGATAACGCATGTCATCCGGGCAGAGGAACATCTTTCTAATACACCACGGCAAATTCTTCTCTATGAAGCGCTCGGCTTCCCCGTTCCGGCCTTCGGCCATATTTCCCTGATTCTGGGCAAGGACCGCACGAAAATGAGTAAGCGGCATGGGGCTACTTCGGTGGAACAGTACCGTAAGCTGGGATATTTGCCGGAAGCATTAGTCAACTTCTTGGCTCTCTTAGGCTGGGCACCTGTCGGTGAACAGGAAATCTTTAGCCTGGATGAATTGATTGAACAGTTTTCCATCGACCGGGTCGCCAAAAATCCGGCGGTGTTTGATGTGGACAAATTAAACTGGATTAATGCGCAATACATCAAAAAATCCAGTCCGGAGCGGATTGCCGAACTGGCTCTGCCTCATTTAATTGAAGCGGGCTACGTAAAAGAGGACGAATTAACTGAAGAAAAGCGGGCCTGGATCGTGCAGTTCGTAGCGGCTATTCAGGAGCATCTCAGCTATGCCGCCCAAGTGCTCGAGCATGCCGACATATTCTTTCATGATGAGTTTACCTTTGAAAACCAGGAAGCGGAGGCCGTGCTGAAAGAAGAAGAGATTCCCGCTGTGCTGGACAAGTTTCAGGAAAGACTGAGCGCACTGGAGGCTGTTGATGCAGCCGCTGTGCAGGCTTTACTGAAGGGGCTGGTAAAAGAACTGAAGCTGCCCGGGAAAAAGGTATATATGCCCATCCGTATTGCCCTCACGGGGAAAATGCATGGACCTGAGCTGCCCCATTTCATACCGGTTATTGGTAAGGAAAGAGCCTTGCGCCGCCTGTCCGCTTCCCGGTCTAAAATCTGATTGACACCCCAGAGGCGGATGAGTATAATTTAATCACGGGAGTTCGCCAGGGCTAAAGCCGTAGAATAAATGGCGTGAGAGTTTTCGTTCGGTTTGGCGGAGGAGCCGCGCATATCGTACATATGTAAGGTGACGACAACGAAACAGGACGGAAAATATCGCGTCAGGAATACTATGGATTTAGCCCTGGTGAACTCCTAACTATATGGAAAATGTAGCGATTGGGAAAAGTAAGCGTGTTTCGGACCTGCAGAGAGGCACTGTCACCGGCTGCGAACAGTGCCAGGAAAGATCCGCTGAAGTGCCCCCATGAACAGGATGGCTGAAAAAAGCGGCCCGGTTTACTGCCCGGCTCTTTTAGTAGGTGGTCCCGGCGGCAGCCGTTATCATGTTTGAGTGGGATATGGTTTGTTTACATATCTAAACAGAGTGGAACCACGGCCACCGTCTCTGTCAAGAGACGGTGGCTTTTTATTATTTTGGACAGGAGGGAGACTTATGTTTAAACGGATACAGAGAGACATCGACGCGGTATTTGAACGCGATCCTGCTGCTAAAAATGTGCTGGAAGTACTTTTATGCTATCCCGGACTACATGCTATCTGGCTGCACCGTATCAGTCATTATTTATTTAAAAAGGGTCTGGTGTTGTTGCCGCGTCTGATTTCCAATTTCGCAAGGTTTTTAACCGGCATAGAAATTCATCCCGGTGCCACAATAGGAGAAGGACTGTTCATTGACCACGGCACAGGAGTTGTCATCGGCGAAACGGCTGAATTGGGAGATAATGTCACCCTGTATCAGGGCGTGACGCTCGGCGGCACCGGCAAGGAAAAAGGCAAACGCCATCCGACAGTGGGCAATAATGTCGTTGTTGCTACCGGCGCCAAAGTGCTGGGATCTTTTAAGGTAGGCGACAATTCCAAGATTGGTGCCGGCTCGGTGGTGCTGCGGGAAGTGCCGCCTAACTCTACGGTTGTCGGGATTCCGGGAAAGATTGTGTGGCATGAAGGCAAGAAGATTGATGATGCCAGACCGGATGTCGATCTGGAACATAACAACCTGCCCGATCCGGAAGCGGAAATGATATTCTGTCTACAGCGCGGCATGATGCGGCTGGAAGAGCGGATTTGTCAGTTAGAAGAGGAGCTGAAACAATATGAGTCTAAGAGTGTATAATACATTAACCAAACAAAAAGAAGAATTTGTACCCATGACAGCGGGACAGGTAAAAACCTATGTGTGCGGTGTAACCCCCTATAACCATCCGCATATCGGCAATGCCCGCCCGTTTGTTACCTGGGATGTCATTAAACGGTATTTGGAGTATATCGGCTATAAGGTATACCATGTGCAGAATTTTACCGATGTGGATGACAAAATCATTAAAACCGCCAATGCCGAAGGCGTGACCTGGGATGTGATTGCCAATCGCTATATCGCAGCCTACTTTGAAGTGATGGATCAGCTGAATGTACGGCGGGCCGATTTGTACCCGCGGGTTTCCGGCCATATGGCGGACATTATCCGGATGGTGAAAACACTGGTTGATAAGGGCTTTGCCTATGAGAAGGACGGCGATGTCTACTATGCCGTGACCCGTTTTGAAGAGTACGGCAAGCTGAGCGGCCGCAGCCTGGACGATATGAAAGCCGGCGCCCGGGTCGATGTGGATGACCGGAAGGGCCATCCTATGGATTTTGCGCTGTGGAAAAGCGCCAAACCGGGTGAACCGGCCTGGGAAAGTCCCTGGGGACCGGGGCGGCCGGGCTGGCATATCGAGTGTTCGGCCATGTCGCTTAAATATTTGGGCGAAACCTTTGATTTTCATGGTGGCGGCAGCGATCTGGTATTTCCCCATCACGAAAATGAGATTGCCCAGTCGGAAGCCTGTACCGGCGTGGAGCCATTTGTCCGGTATTGGCTCCATAACGGTTTTATTACTGTGAATGAAGAAAAAATGAGTAAATCGCTGGGGAATTTTTTCCTGGTTAAAGACATTTTGGAGCATTATTCACCACAGGTGTTACGGTTCTTCATTTTATCCACCCATTATCGCAGTCCCCTGGATTTCAGTGATGAAAGACTGGATGAAGCGCAGCGCAGTCTGGAACGGTTGACCACAGCTATGCACAGCCTTAAGCAACTGGCAACGGTGCAACCTGCGGACAGTTCTGACGGATCAACGGCTGACCAGGAAGTGATCGTCCGGCAGGCCAAGGAAGAATTTCTGGCGGCGATGAATGATGATTTTAATACATCCCTGGCCATCAGCGTGTTGTTTGGTCTGGCTAAAGAAATCAATATATACTGCAGTGCCGTGACTGGCGGTAAAGCACCGTATAGTGCGGCCGGCGCCGCCGTATTGCAGTCGGCTTACCAGGAGTTGGCCGATATTTTGGGAATTAATCTGGAACAGGAGCCGGCGGGAGCGGACGCTCAGGACGGTTTGCTGGAGGGTGTGATGGATATCGTGATTGACATTCGTCAACAGGCCCGCCAGAACAAAGACTGGGCCACAGCCGATCAAATCCGCAACCGGCTGCAGGAAATCGGCATTGTGCTGGAGGATTCACCGCAAGGGATCAGGTGGAAGAAAAAATGAGGTTTGACCACTATCAGTATTTAATGGCCAATATGTTCAAACAGCAGTCTGAAGAAACGAGCGCTTTCCCGGTCAATTATACCGACATTCCGGTTCATCGCCTGCCACCGTTGGTGCTGGCCTATGTAGGGGATGCTTACTTTACCCTGTATGTGCGGACACGGTTGTTGTCTTATGAGCAGAATAAAGTGCGAGTACTGCATGACTGTGATGCCAAAATGGTGTCGGCGGTTATGCAGGCCCGCGCCTATAAAGCGCTGGAGGCCACTTTGTCTGAGGAGGAAATCGCTGTGGTCAAGCGGGGCCGCAACGCCAAGTCCAGCGTTCCCAAAAGCGCGACGGTTGCCGAATACCGCTACAGTACCGGCTTTGAGGCTTTGCTGGGATATCTGTATTTAAAGGAAGATTACCGTCGTTTGGTGGAACTTGTCAGTCAGGCTTTTGACGTTATTTCCCGGGAAATGACAAAAACAGGGGCTGCCTCGCCGCAATAGACGGTGCATAGGTGCCTGTAACGGAGAATAAGCAGAATGCTGTTAAAATAATACAGACAGAGCAGGGTTTATGGTGTAAAATTTAGGTAAGAGCTGCCGGCAGATTGTTGTGTACCCTTTGCCGGGCAGCGCTGCCCTAACTTGGTGGACAGCCCTGCCGTTGCCGGTGCCGGTGGTTTGCCGGTATCCTACGGGACTTGGTTTGGGCCAAGTCTTTTCCTATCCTAATAAATGAGGTGAATCATTCTGAGTAAAGCAGACATGACATTCATTGCTATGTGTAAAGATATTCTGGCCCATGGTTTTTCCTCTGAAGGGGAAGCGGTACGGGCCAGATGGGCGGACGGTGCTCTGGCCCACACGATTAAGAAATTTGCGGTGGTCAACCGCTACGATCTGGCGGAGGAATTTCCGATCCTTACGCTCAGGCCAACCAATTTAAAGGCTGCCATTGATGAGATGCTGTGGATCTGGCAGAAAAAATCCAATAACATCAAAGAACTGAACAGCCGCATTTGGGATAGCTGGGCTGATGAAAGCGGCTCGATTGGCAAGGCCTATGGTTATCAACTGGCGATTAAGCATCAATATCGCGAAGGCGAGTTTGACCAGGTGGACCGGCTTTTGCTGGATTTAAAAGAAAATCCTTACAGTCGGCGCATCATTGTCAACATGTATAACCATGCCGATTTGCACGCTATGAATTTGTATCCCTGTGCCTATAGCATGACCTTCAATGTGACCGGTAACCGGCTCAATGCGATTTTGAATCAGCGCTCCCAGGATATTCTGGTGGCCAATAACTGGAATGTAGCCCAGTATGCTGTGCTGGTGCATATGCTGGCCCAGGTGAGCGATCTGGAAGCGGGTGAACTGGTGCATGTCATCGCCGATGCCCATATCTATGACCGGCATATTCCTCTGGTGGAGGAGCTGATCAACCGTCCTGCTTATCCGGCACCTAAGCTGCTAATTAACCGGCAGGTGAAGAGCTTTTATGATTTTACCGTAGCTGACTTTGTGTTGGAGGGCTATCAAAGTGGTCCGCAAATCAAAAATATCCCTGTCGCTATTTAAAAGGAGACTTGTATGAAAGCCATTGTTGCAGTTGATGCCAACTGGGGAATTGGTTGCGGCGGAAGATTGCTGCAACATATCCCGGAGGATATGAAGTTTTTTAAACAGACGACCTTGCATAAGGTTGTGATTATGGGCAGGGAGACCTTTGAATCGCTGCCGGGCCAGGAGCCTTTAAAGGACCGGGTTAATATTGTACTGAGCAGGAAGGCGGATTTTATCCATGAAAAAGTAACCATCTGCCGTTCGTTGCCGGAATTGTTTCGGGCCATAGCGCAATATGATACGGATGATGTTTTTGTAATCGGTGGGGAATCGGTATATACCCAATTGCTGCCATACTGTTCGGCGGCCCTTGTCACCAAGATAGAAAAACTTTACGTGGCGGACAAGTTCTTTGTCGATTTGGATGAAGAAAAGAACTGGCGTCTGGTCGCTGCCGGTGAACCCAAAAGCTATCAGGACATTCGTTTTAGTTTCTGCACCTATGTGCAAGACGAGACTGCTGCCGGGGTGTAGCTGACAACGCCGCAGGATGGGACGATAACGGAACATAAAGGCTGACCTGACGGGAACCCGGGTTGGCCTTTATCCATGTAGTGGTCCGCCAACTTTAGGGACAAATTAAATTTGCGGGGCTTTTTTTGCAAGGCCTTTTGTCTTCAAAGGCGGACATAGTTGTACATAACGGATATATATAAGGCGACGACAAAGGAAAAAAAGACTGCGAGATGATCCATGTATTTAGGTGACGTAAGGTACTGGATACATAGTAGATTAGGAAAAGGAGAAAATAAAGGATATGGGAAATGGGAAGGAGCGCGATACCACCATGCCGGTAACAGAAGATTTTGTGGCGGGAAGAAACAGCGTGATGGAAGTGTTGAAAGGCGGCCGGTCGGTTAATAAAATACTGGTAGCCAAAGGAGAACGGCATGGGACGGTACGGGAGATTATCGGACTGGCTCGCAGCAAAGGCCTGGTTATTCAGGAAGTGGAGATGAGCAAGCTAGATCAGGTGGCGGCCGGGATCCGTCATCAGGGGGTTGTGGCACTGGTGCCGCCAGTCGCTTATGTGGAACTGGAAGATATCCTGCATAAAGCCTCTGTCCAGGGCGAGGCTCCCTGCCTTGTTGTACTGGATGAGCTGGAAGATCCGCACAATCTCGGCGCTATTTTAAGGACGGCTGATGCCGCTGGCGTGCATGGGGTGCTTATCCCTAAACGGCGGAGTTGTCCACTATCGGGAACGGTGGCCAAGACATCGGCCGGTGCAGTGGAATATGTGCCAGTTGCCCGGATCGGCAATGTGGTGCAAACGCTGGAGAACCTTAAAAAGCAAGGCTTCTGGATTGTCGGCGCCGATATGGACGGCGAAAAGGCTTATTATCAGGCCGATTTGACCGGCCCGCTGGTTGTGGTAATCGGCAGCGAGGGGAAAGGTCTGGGCCGGTTGGTGAAGGAGGCCTGTGATTTCTTGGTGCGCATTCCGATGAAGGGGCAGATCAATTCGCTAAACGCTTCGGTTGCCTGTTCCCTGCTTTTATACGAAGTTCTTAAACAACGGGAGATGAAAGAGATTTGAAAAACTGGCAGTCCACGATAGCTTTCTTGTTGATTATTTGCTTTGGTATCGTTTTTTTTGCCGGAGGAACTTCGCTGTTTTCCTCCCGAGTGTATGCCGGTGTAACGGTGGACGGGGTATCGCTGGCGGGCTGCAGCCGGGAGGATGTGCAGCAACTCCTGGCCGTTTGGCGTCAGGAGTTGCTGCAAAAACGAATCAAGGTATATTATGGAGAGAATTCTTTTGATTTGGCGGCACAGCAGATTGATCTTGACTGGGATATTGCTGCTGCTGCCAATGAGGCGTGGAATTATGGCCGAGACGGCGGGCTTTGGACCAGAATGAAAAAAATTTATCAGGCAAGAGAAGAGGGCTATCATGTTACGCTGCGGGTACAGTATAATAAAGATAAGCTTGACCGTTATATAGCCGAGTGGCGGCAAGCGGTGGAACGGGAGCCGCGTAATGCGGCGATCAGTATGCAGAGCGGCACGGTGCTGCCGCAGGAGCAGGGAATGCGGTTAGCGGTAGAGACCGCAGGTCCTGCTGTGCTTAAGGCATTGTCCACTGTGGATGTGCCGGCGGTGATTTTGCCGGTTGTGACGGTGCCGCCGGAAGTTACCGTGCAGGATGTTGCCGCCAGGGGGATTGGCGATCTATGGGGCAGTTATACCACAGATTTTAATGAGGACGATATCAACCGGTCGGCGAACATTATTCTGGCCGCTAATAAAATAAACGGGAAGATTCTGGAGCCCGGTGCCGTTTTCTCTTTTAATGAAGTGGTTGGCCCCCGGGAAAAAGAGTATGGATTTAAAGAAGCGATGGAATTGATGGACGGTGAACTGGTGCCCGGAATTGGCGGGGGAATTTGCCAGGTTTCCTCTACGCTGTACAATGCGGTACTGCTTTCCAACCTGACGGTAGTGGAGCGGTACAATCACTCGAAGGCCTTGGGCTATGTGCCTTTGGGGCGGGATGCTACGGTTGTATATGGCTTGCTTGATTTTAAATTTGCTAACAATACCGGCGCGCCGGTTTTGATTACGGCCGAAATTCAACGGGGCCGCTTGAGTATTGGCCTGTTTGGCCGGGGAAAAATGAAGGAAGCGGTCAAAATTATTTCGACTGACAAGAAAGCCATTTTACCGGCTGAGGTCAGGAAAGAAGACCAAACGCTCTATTTGGGTGAAACGGAAGTGGAAAAACCGGGAAAGCCCGGTTATGAAATCACTACCCTGCGGATTGTGGAATCCGGGGGGCAGGAAATTAAACGGGAAGTCCTGGCAAAGGATAGATATTTGCCTGAAGATAAAATTATAAAAATGGGGACACGGATGCCGCCATTTGCAAGAGCCGGTGGCGAGTGACCGGCTGGGGGAGCGCAACTACATAATGTTGTTTGGAGAAGTTTATGAAACATATTCCTAAAGACAAATTACTGGTTGATGGGTATAATGTTATCAATGACTGGCAAGAGCTTGTGGCAATAAAGGACAATCTGGAATATGCGCGGGACAAACTAATAGAAATCTTGTCAGGCTATGGTGTTTTTAAAGATTGCAGGATTACGGTCGTTTTTGACGCCCATGCGGTGGCGGACGGTGAAGGCTGTCAGCAGATAATCAACGATTTCGTCGATGTGGTGTTTACCAAAGAAGGCGAAACGGCGGACAGCTATATCGAAAAAATGGCCTATTTCTTTATGCGCCAAACCGGTGGCGGGCGGGTTTATGTGGTGACTTCCGACTGGGCCGAACAAATGCAGATTCTGGGCTCGGGAGCGTATCGCATTTCGGCCCGGGAGCTAAGGAGCTATGTGCGGGCCGCAGAAAAAAGCATGAAGCAGGGGTTTTCGGAGCATGTCCTGAACTATCGCCGGCAGGAACTTTCTGACCGGCTGAATGGTGATGTGGCAAAAAGGCTGGATGAGTTGCGACGGGGTGGGAGAAAACGTTGAGAATCCTGACTTCCCGGCGCTGGCGGCCGGCAGGTTAAGCTTGACTTAGGACAGGGTGTAGGGTATACTTTTATAAGTAAATAGAGTCGTTTTGTAGCACCAAATTAGTGAATAAATCGTTTTTTATAGATAAAAATGCAAAGTGGGGGCGATGTGATGCGGGCTAGTACTCAATACGATTTATACAGTTGTTTTGAAAATATGACTGATGAAGAAATCGTAATTGATGCCAAGGATAATGACAATGCAGTAGCTCTGGACTACTTGATTAATAAATACCGCAACTTCGTTCGCGCGAAGGCCAGGTCTTATTTTTTAATTGGTGCTGACAGAGAGGATATTATTCAGGAAGGCATGATCGGTCTCTATAAGGCGATTCGGGACTTTCGCAATGATAAGCTTTCCTCTTTCCGGGCGTTTGCCGAGTTGTGCGTAACGCGCCAGATTATTACTGCCATTAAAACTGCCACCAGGCAGAAGCATATTCCTTTGAATTCTTACGTTTCTCTGAACAAGCCGATTTATGATGAAGACTCTGATCGGACGTTGCTGGATGTGCTGTCGGGTTCCAAGATATCCGATCCGGAGGAACTGGTAATCAGCCGGGAAGAATTCATTGACATCGAAGAGAAGATGGGCGAAATTCTCAGCGATCTGGAATGGAAGGTCTTAATGTCCTACTTGGACGGCAAGTCGTACCAGGAAATCGCCGTGGAGTTGGAACGCCACGTGAAATCGATCGACAATGCCCTGCAGCGAGTTAAGCGCAAGCTGGAACGTTATCTGGATCATCGCAGTGAAGAATGCGATGCCGGAGGCAACGCCTATAAGGCTTTAGCCGGTCTGGATAAGGATGCCGCCCTGTTCCGGGACTGTAGCGAAGAAATTGATGACTAGCAGAAATATTGAGGCACCCTTCTATGGAGGGTGCCTTTTTGTATCTCTTAAGCAAGCCGGTATACCGCTTGCTTCTGTCGGCAAAACAGCAGGGACGCTTTTTCGAGCGGCTTCTTGTGATATATTATGACGATAACGGGAATAGATCGCTGTTTTATGGCAGAATATGATTAATTTTTACCCCGGGAAAAGGGATTTCTGATAGCCCGACGAATATAAAAAGCGGACATATCGCCATACTATACCATGACGGCGCGACCGGTTCTGTTCAAACATAAAAGCTTGTTAACAGTGTAATGGCGCGGTATAATAGACGTTGTGCATAGATGATCTGATACATAATACAAGCGGTTCTATACCTGTATGAAGGTTGCTTTTGACTTTGAAGGATCATTTTGTTAACAATGGCGATTATTTGCCAAACAGCAATATAAGGAGGAAAATGTATGTCGAAAAATACGGTAGCAATTCTTTGCGGCGGCGGTCCGGCACCTGGCATGAATGGAGTTATCAGCGGTGTTACGATTGCGGCAAGAAATAATGGCTGGGATGTAATCGGGGTTTATGAGGGTTTCTCTCATTTAGCCAAAGGCGAGAAGAAAGTGACCTCCCTGACAGTTGATGATGTAAGCAAAATTCATTTGCAGGGTGGCAGTATTATACATACAGCGCGCTTTAATCCTACGAAAAATGAAGAACATCTTAAAACCGCGATCAACACGCTGCGGGAATTGGGTGTAACCCATCTGGTAACCATCGGCGGCGATGACACGGCATATTCGGCTTCTACAGTGGCTTCCTATGCCAAGAAAAATATGGGAATCAATTTCAGCGTAGTGCATGTGCCCAAAACTATTGATAATGACCTGCCGTTACCGGAAGGCGTTCCTACTTTCGGCTTTGAAACCGCCCGTCAGGTTGGTGCAGATATTGCTACCAATATTCTGGAAGATGCCAAAACGGCCCAACGCTGGTTCCTCGGCATTGCCATGGGACGTACAGCAGGCCATTTGCCGCTGGGTATTGGCAAAAGCTCGGCTGCCCAGGTTACCATTATTCCGGAAGACTTTACGGAAGCCAAAGTTCACTTGAGCACCGTTGTGGACATCATTGTCGGTTCGGTAATCAAACGTCTGGCTGACGGAAAAGGTTTCGGTCTGGCAGTTGTCGCCGAAGGCATTATCGAAAAAATTCCGGAAGAAGACTTGAGTGCAGTGGAAGGGCTGGAAAGAGACGAACACGGCCACATCCGTTATGCTGAAATTAACTTCGGTGAATTGCTGAAAAAAGCGGCGACCAAACGGTTGGCTGAACTGGGCATCAAAATGAACTTTGTGACTAAAGACATCGGTTACGAAACCCGCTGCGCTTCACCGAACGCTTTTGATATCGAATACACCCGTGACCTTGGCTATTCGGCCGTTGAATTCCTGAAAAACGGCGGTGCCGACGCGATTATTACCGTGGTTAACGGCGAAGCTAAGCCGCTGCCGTTCAGCGAAATGCTGGACCCGGTAACCAAGAAAACGGCAGTCCGTTTCGTGAATGTAAATTCGGTAAAATACAAAATCGCCAGAGCGATGATGACTTTGCTGACTGCAGAAGACTTCAAAGCAGGCAAGGTAGAAAAGCTGGCAGCCGTAACCAATCTGTCGGTTGACGAGTTTACCAAACAATTTAACAAGTAGTCCGTGAACAATAAAGTCCCGGAGCCTGTCTTACAGGTTCCGGGATTTTACTGTTTGCGGATTAAGGCGTGTCCTTTCACCTAGAGCTCCACCAGCTCTGCAATGGAAAGATGCTGACCAAGTTTTGACCGTCAGCAAATCCTGCTTTCAAGATTGGTGGAGTGCTAACTTTTTACTGGCACATAAACCGCCGAGGGGCTGATTATACTATTGGATAATTGAGGGAACCACTGATTTGTTTGCGCTGTGCGTTCTGACGGATCTTTTTCTGCCATGCCGACAGATTCATTAAATCAGCGGTTTCTAAGGAGGGGAGACGGCGTGGATGTGCTGGGCATAACTGTCTTTAGAGTGATTACAGTTTTTGCGCTGCTTATAGCAGTCTGGCTGTTGACAGGACGTAGCCACCTCGGTGAAACCACTCCTGCGGAACTGGTAGGATTGATTATTTTT
This DNA window, taken from Propionispora vibrioides, encodes the following:
- the pfp gene encoding diphosphate--fructose-6-phosphate 1-phosphotransferase, whose protein sequence is MSKNTVAILCGGGPAPGMNGVISGVTIAARNNGWDVIGVYEGFSHLAKGEKKVTSLTVDDVSKIHLQGGSIIHTARFNPTKNEEHLKTAINTLRELGVTHLVTIGGDDTAYSASTVASYAKKNMGINFSVVHVPKTIDNDLPLPEGVPTFGFETARQVGADIATNILEDAKTAQRWFLGIAMGRTAGHLPLGIGKSSAAQVTIIPEDFTEAKVHLSTVVDIIVGSVIKRLADGKGFGLAVVAEGIIEKIPEEDLSAVEGLERDEHGHIRYAEINFGELLKKAATKRLAELGIKMNFVTKDIGYETRCASPNAFDIEYTRDLGYSAVEFLKNGGADAIITVVNGEAKPLPFSEMLDPVTKKTAVRFVNVNSVKYKIARAMMTLLTAEDFKAGKVEKLAAVTNLSVDEFTKQFNK